The Cystobacter fuscus DSM 2262 region CATGGGCCACCAGACGCGCTGGCCCACGCGCACCTGAGCTTCGCCGAGCTTCTGGCGAGGCAGCCATTGGCCGCCCAGGTGCTCGACGAGGACCTGGCCGAGGTAGGCCCCCACGGCCGGCACCACGTGCTCATCGAGGACGTGGCGCAGGCGGGTCTCGGGGAAGTCCTCGCGCCAGAAGAAGAAGTCGAGGTCCGTGAGCGACTCCGGCGTCTGTTTGAAGATGGAGGGCACGTCGGAGTGGACCATGGCCACGAGGTGCTCGGCGAGGAGGCGGTAGGAGGCGAGGACGCGCTCGGGGTCCTCCACGTCCGGGGGAAGGGCGTCGCGGAGGGGGAGCCACTCATCGGGCTCGGGGGGCCGCCAGGCGTTGAACTCGGCGATTTTCCGCTGGCGCTCGTGAATGGCGAAGCGGTCCACCACGCGGGAGAGGAGTGGGGCGAGGTCCGGGGGGAAGCGGGGCTCCACGGGGGCGAGCGTGGCGCTGCGCTCGCGCAGGGTGCGCAGCACGGTGGGCCAGTGCAGCTCCGGCCGGAGGTGGACATGGGCGCGGGCCTGGGCCTCGCGAGCCTCCTGGCTGGCGAAGTCCGCGGCGATGGGCCAGAGCACCAGGAGGACGGAGCCGTTGGGGAGTTCCTCCACCCGCCAGGCGGGGGTGGACAGCACGCGCTCGCGGCCGACGGATTCCACCAGCTTCGGACCGAAGACGTTGAGCCAGCTGACCTCGTAGACTTTGTCGAAACCGTCCCTGCGTCGTGTTTCCTTGTCGCGGCCAAAGTCGGGGGAGTCCGTCAACTCCGTGTCCGCCATGCTGTGAGCCATGGCGTGAGAGACCGGGTAGCGAGAGGCCCACGCGCGTACCATCTCCACGAATCGATGACAGCGCGTCTCGTCCGCGAAGAAGGAAAGTGGTTTCACGTTGATCGTGATGTCCAGTTTGGATGGCTGCGACTCAAGCCAGAGCCAGAGGGACATGTCCAAGGCGGGCCATTTCGTGCGATAGAGACCGAGGGGCGCGCCGTTATCGTCGCGGCTCTCTTGTAGGGCCTTCCAGAAGGACGCGCGAGAGTATTTGCGTCGTCGCTTGCCTTCGACGACATCGGGCATCCATCCGTGGGCGTATTCCTCGAGCGCCTGGAGAAAGGGCTCCAATTCACTTTCCAGCGAGCATGGGTCCCCGAGTGTGCCATCAAAAGTAACCCAGAGGCGATCCTCTGGTCTCAAGTCGTGCAAGCCCAGTACCTTCATTGGACCAGTATCTCCACTCCCTTGACGCGAAGTTCTGCTCTGTTCCTGGCTCTCTCCAACACGTTGATATCGCGGGGCTTGAGGTCTCCACCTTCGTAGATGAGCCGGACTCTTTGAATTGGCACCTGACTGCTTCCACCAGTAAGTGGCTTGAGGGAAGGACGGCGGATGTCCACTGTTTCGCCGTAATAGCCCCGAGCTTGATTGGCGTCCTCAATCATCTGTGCCGCCAGGGCGTTGTCTTTCAGCATCGACATATCACGGCTCTTGAAGCTGATGGTCTCCACGCGAGGGGAGCGCCCGGAGAACGGACCCTCTTCGATGATGAGGACATCCACGAAGCGCAGGCCGCTCGTGGGTTTCCATACGCCCACGTACCACTCGACGCGGGGCTTGTCGAAGTCCCCGAGGAAACGGCGCTGCGCCCTGGGCAGGGCCGCGTCGGCCCGCAACACCTCCGCCATGGTGCGCTCGAACTTCAGTCCCCGCGTCACCAGCCCCCGCATCCGCTGGTAGCCCTCCCACTGGAGGGGCGGCTCGACCGTTCTCCCCTGCTTGGCCTTCGCGCCCTGCTCGAGTTCCACCAGGCGCTCCTGGCCGTAGCGCACGTACTCGCTCCAGAGCGGATGACCCTGGGCGCCGGCAGGCGGGGCTTCCCGCAGGGCCGCCAGTTGCTTTCTGAGCACCGCCACGTCCCCGGACATCCGCGGCCCCGTGGACTCCAACTCCCCCTGGAGGAGCCTGGCGTCCAGCACCTCCCGAGGGAACTCCACTGCTTCATCCGCCAGGGAGGCCGCCTTCCCGGGCAGGGAGCCCTTCGCGATGCCGCCCTTGGGTGGGGAGGCGCCTGGAGGCGAGCCCCGAGCCTGGGACAGCCAGGCACGAGCCCCGGGCACGTTCCCCCGAGACTCCGCGAGGGCCAGGGCACCGGCTTCTCCTCCTTCCGCCACGAGGAGGGCGGCTTCCGGGTCCGCCTGGAGGTAGCGAGCCACGGCCTCCAGGCCGCCTGCTCCGAGTTGCTCCCGCAGGTGCCAGGCTGTCTCCCTCAACTCCTCCAGGCGTGGCTTGAGCGCGCGCGCGCTCTTGCCCCCGGCGTACAGGGCCACCATCAAGGCCGCGGGCGTCAGCTCGCGCGTGGCCTGCTCGTATTCGCCCCGCGAGAGGGAAGACACCCCCCGGCCTGTCCCCGTCGCCAGGTAGTAGAAGCCCAGCGGCACCCCGAAGGTCAGCTCGTCCAGGACGCCTGTCGTCACGTGGCTCGCGGAGAAGGCCTGCTCCACCAGCGCGCTCTCCACCTGCGTGAGGGCCCGCTGGTAGGGCAGGGGCAACTGCCACTTGCGCGTGTCGTAGTCCTGGGACGTTCCCCACTGAAGCAGGGGGGTGGTGGACACGGCCTCCGTGAGGGACTCGCGAGCACCCCGGGCCATGTCCTCGCGGGGGCGCTCGGGCCGGTCCGGAAAGTCCGACAGGGGCAGCCCTCGTCGCCGCAACTGCTCGCGCACGACGGTCATGTCCCCCAGCGTCGAGTCCAGACGCTTGTCCCACGCCAGCGCGCGCAACACCTGCTTCAAGTCCTGGTCGGAGGAGGAATGAAGGACGAAGAGGGCGAACACTTGGGCCAGCGCGGAGCCGTCCTCATGGACGCAGGTGGAGAGGAAGGAGGCGCGCTTGCGGTTGAGGAGGACCGCTACGGGGGAGGACACGGGTCCCAGGGCGCCAAGCCGGACGGCGCTCCAGTCATCCAGCCGCTCCACCAGCCAGGCCATGTCCACCTCGTGCTGCAACCGGACGAAGTCGGAGGGCGAGGTGCTCGCGAGGAAGCGGGCGAGGAGCGCCTCGGCCTCTCGGGAGGAGTCGGGACGTTCTGGACGCGGAGGCGCACCCCCACAACCGTCCTGGAAGGCGAGGGGTTGGGCGTGCGAGTCCAGGCGGCTCGTCAGACGTTCATGGGGGCGACCCGTGGCGCACCCCGTGAGGAGCACGAGTGCGGCCAGGGCAAGAAGCGCCGGGCCGATGCTGGGTGTCGTGACAGGGCTCCTCGCGGAAGCGAGCGGTGGGGTTTTCGTCAGCATGAGGGCTGTTCTCTTCGCATACCGTCGCCGTCCCGTCACTCGGGGTCCAGCTGGGGAAGCGCTTCCCGTGCCGCATGCCTCTCCCCGGGAGCCCAGCGCCCACCTTGATGAGAGCTGGACGGACAGGAGGCAGGCCCCATGCGGCAGCGCATCGCTGATTACGCCTTGCTGGGCGACTGCCACTCGGCGGCGCTCGTGGGCCGGGATGGCTCCATCGACTGGGCCTGCTTCCCCCGGTTCGACTCGGCCTCGGTGTTCTGCCGCATCCTGGATGCGCGCCGGGGCGGCTCCTTCCGGGTAGGGCCCGAGGGCGACTTCCCCTCCAGCCGCCGCTACCTCGACGACACCAACGTGCTCGTCACCACCTTCACCACGCCCACCGGCGTGTTGGAGGTGACGGACTGCATGCCCGTGCGCACCCGCGGCGCCCAGGGCCCCCGCTTGGGTTCCAGGCACTCGCTGCTCCGGCGGCTGCGTTGCACCACGGGCGAGGTGGACGCGCGGGTGGTGGTGGCACCTCGCTTCGAATACGGGGCCTTCGTGCCACGCATTCGCCTCACCTCGCCCCAGACGGCCGAGTTGGTGGGCGGCGCGGACGCGCTGTGGGTGACGGCCACCCGGCCGCTCATCGCGCACGAGGATTCCCTGCGCGCGCGCTGGCACCTGCGCGCCGGGGACGAGGCCTGGGTGGAAGCGGCCTGGACGCCCTCGCTCATCGAGCGCACGCCGCAGGAGATGCCGGACCTGGCGGCGCTGCGGGGGCGGCTGGAGGACACGGTGGCCTTCTGGCGCGAGTGGATCTCCCACTGCGCCTACGAGGGCGATTACGCCCACGCGGTGCGCCGCTCGGCCCTGGTGCTCAAGGCGCTCTCGTATGCCCCCTCGGGCGCCATCGTGGCCGCCCCCACCACGTCCCTGCCCGAGGAGCCGGGCGGCGTGCGCAACTGGGACTACCGCTACACCTGGCTGCGGGACACGACGCTCACGCTCATCTCGCTGATGCTGCTGGGCTACCAGACGGAGACGCTCGCCTTCCAGCGTTGGTTGGCGCGCACCAGCGCGGGCCGGCCGGAGGACGTTCAAATCATGTACAGCATCCGTGGCCACCGGTTGCTGCCCGAGGTGGAGCTGCCCCACCTGGATGGGCACCAGGGCTCGCGGCCGGTGCGCATCGGCAATGGAGCGGTGAAGCAGCTCCAGCTCGACGTCTTCGGGGAGCTGCTGGAAGGCTCGTGGCTCTTCGCGAAGATGGGCGGGAGCCTGTCCCCGGGGCACTGGGACTTCCTGCGCGGGCTGGTGGAGGAGGTGTGCCAGCGCTGGCGCCAGCCGGACCAGGGGCTCTGGGAGATTCGCGACGAGTCCCGGCACTTCCTCCATTCGAAGCTGCTGTGCTGGGTGGCGTTGGACCGGGCGCTGCGCATCGCGCGGGCGCGGCGGTTTCCCGCGCCGGTGGGGCGGTGGTCGCGCGAGCGCGCGCTGCTGCGCGAGTATCTGCTGCGTGAGGGCTCGCGCCTCGGGTGGTTCTCCCAGTCGGTGGGCTCGCAGCGGGCGGACGCCTCGGTGTTGCAGCTTCCCGCGCTGGGCTTCCTGCCCTCGGGCCACCCGCTGGTGGAGCGCACGGTGCAGGTGGTGCGCGAGCAGTTGGAGAGAGGCCGACTCCTCTTCCGCTACCACGCGCCGGATGGCCTGCGTGGAGGGGAGGGCACCTTCCTGCTGTGCTCCTTCTGGATGCACGACGTGCTGGTGCACTCGGGAAGGGCGGAGGAGGCGGAGGAGCTGCTGCGCTACCTGCTGAGCCTGGCCAACGACGTGGGCCTCTACGCGGAGGAGTCCGTCCCGGACACGGGAGAGGCGAGGGGCAACTTCCCGCAGGCCTTCACGCACATGGCGCTGGTGGCCTCGTGCGCGCAGCTCTCCGCGGGGCGGCGCTTCCAATTGCCCAGGCCTGGAGCGTATGACTACGCGGACTTCGCGCTCACCTACCACCTTGGCCGCCGCTCCATGTTCATGTCCCACTTCGCGTGGGAGGCGGCGCACTGAGAGGGGTCCCTCGCGGGCCATCCGAGCGTGGGCACGGCTTTCCGTCCGCCCCTCGTTTCCGAGGGCTTGTCTTGCAACGTTCGCGCCCGCCAGGCATCCAATCCCCATGCTTCAGTTCACCTCTCGTTTCATCGACTCGACTCCTGGAGATCCGCAGACCGACCGGCAGCCGCGTCAGGTGCATGGCGCCCTGTGGTCGAAGGTGCAGCCCACGCCGGTGTCGGCCCCGCGGCTCGTGGCCTGGTCCCCCGAGGTGGCGGCCCTGCTGGGCCTGGACGAGGCCACGCTGCGCTCCGAGGAGGCCGTGCGCGTGCTCTCGGGCAATGGGTTGTGGCCGGGCATGGTGCCCTACGCGGCCAACTATGGCGGGCATCAGTTCGGTCAATGGGCGGGGCAGTTGGGTGACGGGCGCGCCATCAGCCTGGGCGAGCTGCAGGGCCCCGAGGGCACGCGCTACGAACTCCAGCTCAAGGGCGCGGGGCCCACGCCGTACTCCCGCCGGGGAGACGGGCGGGCGGTGCTGCGCTCCTCCATCCGGGAATTCCTGTGCAGTGAGGCCATGCATCAACTGGGGGTGCCCACCACGCGTGCCCTGTCGCTGGTGGCCACGGGGGACGCGGTCATCCGGGACATGTTCTACGACGGCAATCCCGAGGCCGAGCCCGGGGCCATCGTGTGCCGGGTGTCACCCACCTTCCTGCGCTTCGGCAACTTCGAGCTGTGCGCGAGCCGGGGGGACGTGGGGCTGCTGAAGGCGCTGGCGGACTACACGCTGAAGAACTTCTATCCGGAGCTCGGGGCGCCGTCGAAGGACACGTATGCCGCCTTCTTCCTGGAGGTGGCGCGCCGCACCGCGCGGCTCATCGCGCATTGGCAGGCGGTGGGGTTCGTCCACGGCGTGATGAACACCGACAACATGTCCATCCTCGGGCTCACCATCGACTACGGCCCCTATGGCTGGGTCGACGACTTCAACCCCGGGTGGACGCCCAACACCACCGACGCCCAGCAGCGCCGCTACCGCTTCGGCAACCAGCCGGGCATCGGCCTGTGGAACGTCGAGCGACTGGGGATCGCGCTCTTGCCGCTCCTCGACGAGGAGGAGGCGCTGGTGGAGGCGGGACTGCTCGAGTACGAGCGCGTCTTCCAGAGCGAGCTGGAGCGGCGCTTCGCGGCGAAGCTCGGGCTGTCCTCGCTCGTCCAGGAGGGAGACCTCGAGCTGGTGCAGGGCTGCTTCTCGTGGCTCGCCGCGCAGGAGACGGACATGACGATCTTCTTCCGGGGGCTGTCGCGGGTGGTGACGGCGCCGGAGGCACCGAGCGAGTGGCCCGCGGTGCTGCGCGAGGCCTTCTACGGGAAGGTGCCCGACGAGCATGTGGCCCGGGGCCTGGAGTGGCTGGCGGCCTGGTGGCGGCGCACGCGGCGCGAGGACGTGGCTCCCGCCGAGCTGGCGCGGCGCATGGACGCGGTGAATCCGAAGTACGTGTTGCGCAACTGGCTGGCCCAGGAGGCCATCGATGCGGCCCACGCGGGTGATGACTCGAAGGTGCACACGCTGCTGGAGGTGATGCGGCGGCCCTTCGACGAGCAGCCGGGCCGCGAGGCGTACGCGGGCCGGCGGCCGGAGTGGGCGCGTTCGAAGCCCGGGTGCTCGGCGCTCTCGTGCAGTTCTTGAGCGTGCGTCCCGGGGCGGACTACTTCGCCCCGGCGGCGTGCATCGGGCAGCCGGTGGCGATCTGCCGGAGGAACTGGCTGTTGTCGTAGTAGTGCTCGACCTCGAGGATCCGCAGATCCTCGGCCACGCGCGCCACGCTCATGCCGAAGATCTCCACCCGCTGCCCGTTGGGAGCCTGTCCCTTGTAGGGGCCCGTGAAGTTGCCCCAGTGGCGCCACTTGAAGCTCACCGACGGCGGCGCCGAGTACACCTCGAGCACCTCCCAGAAGAAGCCCTCGGGGAAGGCGGTGTGGAAGACGTCGTGCGACGACTCGAACGTCTCCTCGCTGGCCTTGTAGTACTGCGTGTCACCGAGGAAGACGTTGTAGCTGCCGCGCGCGGCGATGTCGTCGGCGCTGGCCCACGTGCCTCCGTTGACGTTGGTGCGGAACCGGTCGCGCACGACCGACACCCACTGCGCGGGATCGGCCTTGTGCGAGACCTCCATCTCGAACACGCGCACGAGGTTCTCCACCACCATTTCCAGGGAGCCCGTGGGGAATTGGCGCGTACGCTCCTTGTGCACGGTGATGTTCGTCAGGTGGTAGTCCGGGCGCCCGTGGCGCCACTTCACGTCTTCATCGTTCTCGACGACGGCGTCTCGTCCCTGCAACCAGAGCGGTTCCGTGGTCGGCTTGGTGGTGCTCATGACGTCTCCTGGGGGGGTAGGGGCTCTTCGAGCCGGGGGCTCATTGTAGCAGCGGCCCACACTCGCCGTGTTGCCCCCGCCGCGATTCCCGCCGGGTCTGACGACTGATCGCGCATGCCCGGGTGTGCCATGCTCCGCCTCCTTTTTTGGATGGGGTGGACACATGACACGTATCGTTCCGGCCACGTCGTTGCTGGCCCTGCTGTTCCTCTTGCCCACGGCGTGCTCGGACGCGAGCCATGCCCAGGACGAAATGGAGCTGCGCCAGCTCGTGGCGGTCCAGGCCGAGGCGTGGAATCGCGGGGACGCGACGGCGTGGACCCAGGATTTCACTCAGGACTCGGACTTCATCAACATCGTGGGGAGCCTCTTTGAAGGACGGGCGGAGATCGAGCAGCGCCACGCCGCCATCTTCGCCACCATCTTCAAGGGCAGTCAGGTCAAGGTGACGGTGCGCCGGATCGTGTTCCCCGAAGCGGACATCGCCGTGGTGGACACGATCCACGAGTTGACGGGACACACCGGACTGCCTCCGGGAGTGCAGAACACCCAGCCCGGGCTGCTGCGCACCCAGATGAAGTACGTGATGAAGAAGATCTCCGGGCAGTGGCGGATCCTCGCCGGGCACAACACGGATGTGAAGCCCGCTCCCTAGCCTCGGCGATGCACGGCCCGGGAGCTTCCGGTAAGGTCGAGGCTCCATCGGGACCGACCGCCACGGGCGGGGAGACGCACAATGGAGCAGGCCACTCAGGGACAGGCGCAGGTGGTCGACGCGGACGTGGCCATCATGGGCGCGGGCATCGTCGGTCTCTTCAACGCACTGCAATACGCGAAGCGGGGCTTCCGGGTCCTCCTGCTCGACAACGCGCGGGGGCAGAAGCGCAGCTTCAAGGTGGGCGAGTCGTTCCTCATCTTCACCAACCCCTTCCTGCGCACGGTGGGGGGGTTGGATGCGTTCGCCGGGGAGTGCTTTCCCAAGCACGGCGTGTGGTTCACCTACGGGCTGGAACACTCCGAGCGCTTCGAGGCGACCTCCGAGTGGGGCGTCCACGCGGATCCTCCCCACTACCTGTATGAGCAGGCCCAGGACAAACGCTACTTCCGGGCCTCGCTCATGGACGTGCAGATCGTCCGGCCGGAAGCGGAGGACGTGATGCGTGAGTCGCTCGCGTCCTTTCCCAACGTGCGCTTCCTGGACACCGTGAAGGTGCGCGACGTGGTCATCCAGGAGGAGGAGGGCCGGCCCCACGAGCTGCGCTGGGAGTGTCAGGCCACGCGCGAGCAGGGCACGGTGCGCGCCCGGTGGGTGTTGGACTGCTCGGGGCGCAACCGCCTGCTGGCCAGGAAGCAGAAGCACGCCGTCGAGCTGAAGGATGGCTTCCAGACAACGGCCGTGTGGGGCCAGTTCGAGGGCATCACCGATGACCTCTTCGGCGAGCCGTGGGTGCACACGTACGCCGATGGCGACCAGACCTCGAGGGATCTGCACACCCTGCACCTGTGGGGCGAGGGTTATTGGATCTGGGTCATCCGGCTGTCCAAGCAGCGCATCAGCGTGGGGGCGACGTTCGATCAGCGCAAGCCGCCGCCGGGGGCGACGCCCGAGGCCCAGCTCTGGGAGCTCATCGGCCGCCATCCTCCGCTGCGCAAGGCCCTGGCCCAGGAGCGGATGCTCGAGTTCCGCATGTACCGCGACGTGCAGTACATGACCGACACCTTCGTGAGCGCCAAACGCTACGGGATGATGGGAGACGCGGCCTCCATCGTGGATGCCTATTACAGCCAGGGCATCTCGCTGGCGCTGGTGAGCTCCTGGCACGTCGCCAACCTCGTCGAGCAGGATCTGCGGGGTGGGGGGATGGACCCGGAGTACCTCGAGCGGGTGAACCGGGCGACCCGGCAGGACTGGCACATCATGCGCAACATGATCCGCGAGAAGTACACGCCGGCCATCGCGGACAGCCGCTTCTTCGTGCTCTCGCACATGCTCGACCTGAGCATCTTCTGGTCCGCGGGGGCCTCCCGCTCGCGCATCTCGCGCTGGCTGGTGGAGACGGGGGGAGACACGCGTCGCGAAACGCCCGAGCTGCGTGAGCTGCGCGAGTACCTCTCGCGGCACATGTTCTACTCCCAGACGAAGCCCTGGCACTGGCTGTCGCCGGAGCGCGTCCGGGAACTCCAGGGGCGCCTGCAGGCGGGAATCGGGGAGCGCGCGCGCTGGCGTCTCGAGCACGGTATCCGCGTGCCGACGCTCAAGGCCATCGTCCGGCTCGCGGCCCCCGTGCCCCAGTTGTGGAAGCTGCCGTTCCTGCGCGGCCAGGAGCGCGCGGACCTCTCCGCGGAGGACTTCATCCATCCGGAGAAGTTCCTCGAGCGCGTCCCCGCGTGGCTGCGCCGCTGGCTGCCCGAGTCCTCGTCGGAGCGGCTCTCCCGGGCCATCGCCGTGCGCGGGCAAACCCTGCTGGTGCTCTTCCTGCTGGGCTATGCCTATGACTGGGCCGACACCGAGGTCCAGAAGCTCCTGCTCCAGCTCGGGCTCCTCGAGCCCGACTCCAGGGCGGAGCCCCAGGAGACCGAGGCGCCATCCCCCGTTCGCAAGGTCGCCTCCTAGCCCGGATGTCGAGCCAACTCCGATGGCGCGTGGGCGCCTCCTGCGTGGGATTGGTCCTGTTCGTCCTGCTCTGGGATGTCGCGCTGTATGTCTCGGGTGCGCCGCTGCTGCCCCGGCCCTGGCAGGTGGGGCTCGGGCTGCTGGAGCTGCTGCGTCGGGGCGTGCTGTTCAAGCACCTCATCGCCTCCTTGTTCCGGGTGACGTGGGGCTTCCTGCTGGCGGTGGCGGTGGCGCTGCCCCTGGGGTTCGTCCTGGGCTGGAGCCTTCACGCGGGCCGCTCCCTGGGCCCCTTCGTCCAGCTCGTGCGCCCCATCAGCCCGCTGGCGTGGATTCCCCTGGCCATCCTCTGGTTCGGACTGGGTGATGCCTCGGCCGTCTTCATCATCTTCATCGCCTCGGCGCCGCCGCTGACGCTGGCCGCCATGAACGCGGTGCGCAACGTGCCCGCGGTCTACGTGCGGGCCGGCCAGAACTTCGGGTTGGACACCCGGCGGCTCTTCCTGCGCGTCCTCCTGCCCGCGGCCCTGCCCGAGCTGCTCTCCGGCATGCGCCTGACGCTGGGCATCTCGTGGCTCGTCGTCGTGGCGGCGGAGATGATCGCCGTGAACTCCGGACTGGGCTACCTGATCGTCGACTCCCGCAACGCGGGCAACCGGTACGATCTGGTGGTCGCGGGCATGGTATTGATTGGCCTCACCGGACTGGCGCTCGATCGGGCGATGGCGCGAGTGGCCCGCTCGCTCATGCATCGCCAGGACGTGGTCGGCGAGGAGCCAGGATGAGCGTCGAGAACCCCCTGAAGTCTGGCGCCATCAAGCTGCGAGCCCGTGGCGTCTCGGTGCACTTCCCGGGAGAGGGGCAGCCGCGCCAGGCGCTCGCTCCGGTGGACTTCGAGTGCCGGGAGGGCGAGTTCCTCTGCCTGCTCGGACCGTCCGGGTGTGGCAAGACCACGCTGCTCAACGTCATTGGCGGCTTCCTGAAGCCCACCACGGGGCAGGTGCTCATCGATGGAGAGCCCGTCACCCGGCCCGATCCGCGACGCATCTTCGTCTTCCAGGAGCGCGGCGTCTTCCCCTGGCTCACGGTGGAGGAG contains the following coding sequences:
- a CDS encoding glycoside hydrolase family 15 protein — its product is MRQRIADYALLGDCHSAALVGRDGSIDWACFPRFDSASVFCRILDARRGGSFRVGPEGDFPSSRRYLDDTNVLVTTFTTPTGVLEVTDCMPVRTRGAQGPRLGSRHSLLRRLRCTTGEVDARVVVAPRFEYGAFVPRIRLTSPQTAELVGGADALWVTATRPLIAHEDSLRARWHLRAGDEAWVEAAWTPSLIERTPQEMPDLAALRGRLEDTVAFWREWISHCAYEGDYAHAVRRSALVLKALSYAPSGAIVAAPTTSLPEEPGGVRNWDYRYTWLRDTTLTLISLMLLGYQTETLAFQRWLARTSAGRPEDVQIMYSIRGHRLLPEVELPHLDGHQGSRPVRIGNGAVKQLQLDVFGELLEGSWLFAKMGGSLSPGHWDFLRGLVEEVCQRWRQPDQGLWEIRDESRHFLHSKLLCWVALDRALRIARARRFPAPVGRWSRERALLREYLLREGSRLGWFSQSVGSQRADASVLQLPALGFLPSGHPLVERTVQVVREQLERGRLLFRYHAPDGLRGGEGTFLLCSFWMHDVLVHSGRAEEAEELLRYLLSLANDVGLYAEESVPDTGEARGNFPQAFTHMALVASCAQLSAGRRFQLPRPGAYDYADFALTYHLGRRSMFMSHFAWEAAH
- a CDS encoding protein adenylyltransferase SelO, which codes for MLQFTSRFIDSTPGDPQTDRQPRQVHGALWSKVQPTPVSAPRLVAWSPEVAALLGLDEATLRSEEAVRVLSGNGLWPGMVPYAANYGGHQFGQWAGQLGDGRAISLGELQGPEGTRYELQLKGAGPTPYSRRGDGRAVLRSSIREFLCSEAMHQLGVPTTRALSLVATGDAVIRDMFYDGNPEAEPGAIVCRVSPTFLRFGNFELCASRGDVGLLKALADYTLKNFYPELGAPSKDTYAAFFLEVARRTARLIAHWQAVGFVHGVMNTDNMSILGLTIDYGPYGWVDDFNPGWTPNTTDAQQRRYRFGNQPGIGLWNVERLGIALLPLLDEEEALVEAGLLEYERVFQSELERRFAAKLGLSSLVQEGDLELVQGCFSWLAAQETDMTIFFRGLSRVVTAPEAPSEWPAVLREAFYGKVPDEHVARGLEWLAAWWRRTRREDVAPAELARRMDAVNPKYVLRNWLAQEAIDAAHAGDDSKVHTLLEVMRRPFDEQPGREAYAGRRPEWARSKPGCSALSCSS
- a CDS encoding ester cyclase; the encoded protein is MSTTKPTTEPLWLQGRDAVVENDEDVKWRHGRPDYHLTNITVHKERTRQFPTGSLEMVVENLVRVFEMEVSHKADPAQWVSVVRDRFRTNVNGGTWASADDIAARGSYNVFLGDTQYYKASEETFESSHDVFHTAFPEGFFWEVLEVYSAPPSVSFKWRHWGNFTGPYKGQAPNGQRVEIFGMSVARVAEDLRILEVEHYYDNSQFLRQIATGCPMHAAGAK
- a CDS encoding SgcJ/EcaC family oxidoreductase; this encodes MTRIVPATSLLALLFLLPTACSDASHAQDEMELRQLVAVQAEAWNRGDATAWTQDFTQDSDFINIVGSLFEGRAEIEQRHAAIFATIFKGSQVKVTVRRIVFPEADIAVVDTIHELTGHTGLPPGVQNTQPGLLRTQMKYVMKKISGQWRILAGHNTDVKPAP
- a CDS encoding NAD(P)/FAD-dependent oxidoreductase; this encodes MEQATQGQAQVVDADVAIMGAGIVGLFNALQYAKRGFRVLLLDNARGQKRSFKVGESFLIFTNPFLRTVGGLDAFAGECFPKHGVWFTYGLEHSERFEATSEWGVHADPPHYLYEQAQDKRYFRASLMDVQIVRPEAEDVMRESLASFPNVRFLDTVKVRDVVIQEEEGRPHELRWECQATREQGTVRARWVLDCSGRNRLLARKQKHAVELKDGFQTTAVWGQFEGITDDLFGEPWVHTYADGDQTSRDLHTLHLWGEGYWIWVIRLSKQRISVGATFDQRKPPPGATPEAQLWELIGRHPPLRKALAQERMLEFRMYRDVQYMTDTFVSAKRYGMMGDAASIVDAYYSQGISLALVSSWHVANLVEQDLRGGGMDPEYLERVNRATRQDWHIMRNMIREKYTPAIADSRFFVLSHMLDLSIFWSAGASRSRISRWLVETGGDTRRETPELRELREYLSRHMFYSQTKPWHWLSPERVRELQGRLQAGIGERARWRLEHGIRVPTLKAIVRLAAPVPQLWKLPFLRGQERADLSAEDFIHPEKFLERVPAWLRRWLPESSSERLSRAIAVRGQTLLVLFLLGYAYDWADTEVQKLLLQLGLLEPDSRAEPQETEAPSPVRKVAS
- a CDS encoding ABC transporter permease, giving the protein MGLVLFVLLWDVALYVSGAPLLPRPWQVGLGLLELLRRGVLFKHLIASLFRVTWGFLLAVAVALPLGFVLGWSLHAGRSLGPFVQLVRPISPLAWIPLAILWFGLGDASAVFIIFIASAPPLTLAAMNAVRNVPAVYVRAGQNFGLDTRRLFLRVLLPAALPELLSGMRLTLGISWLVVVAAEMIAVNSGLGYLIVDSRNAGNRYDLVVAGMVLIGLTGLALDRAMARVARSLMHRQDVVGEEPG